A genomic stretch from Edaphobacter aggregans includes:
- a CDS encoding DNA-directed RNA polymerase subunit alpha C-terminal domain-containing protein codes for MISRYVLWNTVTPSTPPEPVSVALKQAFQLPIDNLESIVPTSLATATRIAIREFLVTTDAGRELAVYKGTQPLWLAPCGQTSISDMDLSVRSFNCLVGASVATLDDLLAWTPNKLLSLEHFGRKCLNEITGLLSDLGYIAADEDSPFFKGHRTGNPSDDGCPFACLLAIREVLPEGPLRTKLEMCDWTTIGDIALHPISDASIFADLTQEEQNTLQNIFQNLSLTLPVRESEWVTTHVSELRRVFSSELSALGQALNVDDKQPTSDSIVFVGSASSLTEELDRLIPPKYKPQKRSIIAALFGLDGADPLTLEEVAKRQDPPMTRERVRQIGSPFLNRITSEGRNLIWLHKALETLTEEIPCTQVHAEILLIERGILTSRLSLTSILKLLNRAGVEHQLILEFGLLLSKQTLSVMKAAVSSARKSSSHWGVADWEEVRAPLGQYGHIIRPILPWVTWLGDSERYFVFPDGENSLANRLARMLHVAPRLPLSIAYEAIFRDNRVDCSRLPREHFASFCGLWPWCKLDGDEIVSIGTLPPVEASGDDLLVILIREFGRPATRQEILQRARIEGIGDVTVNQALSYSNVLMGASGRYWVVGDPPFVEESRDSQAKTSEPSPLVEITSGDLAAEIISQDGSTGHSPSGISKLDPASEQFVERLTLEVQRRVVKRQLATPWSVAELALEDAERSVLFEWGSLAQWDYRRDNVRFNDIANERIRRRAALGLAFMVFAAEAVRKLGGSGVVWPAINKALGPQQRQLFLAQESSPKTMLREGVEEACRVFGIRHDFGEAGHQVWVRTIGVQYAIPLSQLPSLPQMLTESFEFNPISVQSLLSPSDKMYSPSFTEAWNTMRRLRHGDLSAGTAEQRLKKNCWTMHFPIAELLDWCLASAPARATTNQGLTRESEGLAYSYFDQPSLRWVGDNPFLEYALHQRPPAWVELGPLMFISTEPVKKEQVLIGEDGWRFAYAPLSISLSHHPSTYFSFDLRYRGSSQLAEPIVQSLVPPTGLAFFDASGAFIGDSETAVPLDESVTLLHAADVQFEGVSNPLPFRSIFAGSYRLTRFRAGVLAGITVFNHSGELLWTHAEEDSEATEVVQSADLDGARWGHPARLRLPTTDFEPHRVRLMNGETVVLPPPGETTVVELTPSLSRAKYARLQGYAGVHARSVKIQFRHLSQQYGAALEANGAWQALQENSSVETSRLRTNRLLAQSKDWDFDPEEARWMEGSRVIARPRTYGTILTECEGLGAGLCLAGKTYNEYQSGLRAASAVIDVGELRNVTRHDDKSWSALLPFEDPLSAEHCLWAWTSNSRLPQPIPVTGLVKNGSELKWRLSVTAEVFGWALSFRGARVGSMCVEAGLFRFAEHLSRGDWSSDWKSTSAWIRWWHCPVFHPSWNAEIKKLCMLAPVDTCAAWLLPACPNSSMVNDEGREEAWASACRELLWSWRPTSYEARDLMEGLDIWSGDIARDSTGVKLEPIGRLARCNPILLSRAASLAAPELYNYPRNQLVILIRLLLDAINPNAVRTGFDLRTLCERYAQGENRLDGEFILRSLVVDARAILAGQDRKSHNLLIAFHNAGLREIVAIALLLDTITTWQVGGSD; via the coding sequence GTGATCTCCCGCTATGTACTTTGGAACACCGTTACCCCTTCTACCCCACCGGAACCTGTATCTGTTGCGCTAAAGCAGGCTTTCCAACTTCCAATTGACAATCTTGAATCAATCGTTCCGACCTCACTGGCTACGGCAACTCGAATTGCGATTCGAGAATTCCTCGTAACAACCGATGCAGGCCGCGAGTTGGCCGTTTATAAGGGAACGCAGCCCCTTTGGCTGGCCCCGTGCGGACAGACATCGATCTCCGATATGGACCTGTCCGTGCGTTCCTTCAATTGTCTGGTTGGCGCGTCAGTCGCGACTTTGGACGATCTGCTTGCATGGACTCCGAACAAACTCTTGAGCTTGGAACACTTCGGAAGAAAATGTCTCAATGAGATTACCGGGCTTCTAAGCGACCTTGGATATATTGCAGCTGACGAAGATAGCCCATTCTTCAAAGGTCATCGAACGGGCAACCCATCCGATGACGGCTGCCCGTTCGCCTGCCTGTTGGCGATTCGGGAGGTGCTTCCCGAAGGGCCACTGCGGACAAAGCTCGAGATGTGCGATTGGACCACGATTGGAGATATCGCGCTTCACCCAATCTCCGATGCGTCAATATTCGCAGACCTTACTCAGGAAGAGCAGAATACACTCCAGAACATCTTTCAAAACCTTTCTCTAACCTTGCCTGTTCGGGAATCTGAATGGGTAACGACTCATGTTTCCGAACTGCGCCGTGTTTTCTCGTCTGAGCTGAGCGCACTTGGGCAGGCTCTCAATGTTGACGACAAACAGCCTACAAGCGACTCGATCGTTTTCGTTGGAAGCGCCAGCTCGTTGACTGAAGAACTTGATCGACTCATTCCGCCCAAGTACAAGCCGCAAAAACGGTCTATCATCGCTGCGCTCTTCGGGCTTGATGGCGCTGATCCTCTTACGCTCGAAGAGGTTGCTAAGCGACAGGATCCGCCGATGACGCGGGAGCGAGTCCGCCAGATCGGATCCCCATTTCTCAATCGCATCACTTCAGAGGGCAGAAATCTAATCTGGCTTCATAAAGCCCTTGAGACACTGACAGAGGAGATTCCTTGTACACAAGTTCATGCAGAGATACTTCTCATCGAACGGGGAATCCTCACCTCTCGCCTGTCTCTGACTTCTATTCTCAAACTCTTAAATCGGGCAGGGGTCGAGCATCAGCTAATTCTGGAATTCGGGCTTCTGCTTTCGAAACAGACCTTGTCTGTCATGAAAGCTGCTGTCTCCAGTGCTCGCAAGAGTTCTTCCCACTGGGGCGTGGCCGACTGGGAAGAAGTACGGGCTCCGTTGGGCCAATATGGGCATATCATCCGCCCCATTCTTCCCTGGGTTACTTGGCTAGGAGATTCCGAGAGATACTTTGTCTTTCCAGATGGAGAGAACAGTCTCGCAAACCGGCTGGCTCGGATGTTGCATGTGGCACCCCGGCTTCCGCTTTCGATTGCGTATGAGGCGATCTTTCGGGACAATCGGGTGGATTGCTCTCGCCTCCCTAGGGAACATTTCGCTTCGTTCTGCGGACTCTGGCCTTGGTGCAAGCTCGACGGCGACGAGATCGTCTCTATTGGCACGCTTCCTCCTGTCGAAGCCTCTGGCGACGATCTTCTGGTCATTCTGATCCGCGAATTCGGCAGACCCGCCACGAGACAGGAGATTTTGCAACGAGCACGCATTGAAGGCATTGGCGACGTGACCGTCAACCAGGCCTTGAGTTACAGTAATGTCCTGATGGGGGCTAGTGGTCGGTATTGGGTGGTTGGAGACCCACCCTTCGTGGAAGAATCCCGCGATTCACAGGCAAAGACCTCCGAGCCTTCTCCTTTAGTGGAGATTACTTCGGGCGATCTTGCTGCTGAGATCATCTCCCAAGACGGCTCGACAGGACATTCACCCAGTGGAATCTCTAAGCTTGACCCTGCATCCGAGCAGTTCGTAGAGCGCTTGACCCTGGAAGTGCAGCGGCGGGTCGTCAAGAGACAGCTTGCAACGCCATGGTCAGTAGCAGAACTCGCCCTGGAGGATGCGGAACGATCAGTATTGTTTGAATGGGGTAGCCTCGCGCAATGGGATTACCGCAGGGACAATGTTCGATTCAATGACATCGCGAATGAAAGGATTCGCCGGCGCGCCGCGCTCGGGCTTGCGTTCATGGTATTCGCTGCGGAAGCCGTCCGAAAGCTCGGCGGATCGGGGGTTGTATGGCCCGCGATAAATAAGGCTCTCGGACCGCAGCAACGTCAATTGTTCCTCGCGCAGGAGAGTTCCCCGAAAACAATGTTGCGAGAAGGAGTGGAGGAGGCTTGCAGGGTCTTCGGGATCAGACACGATTTTGGCGAAGCCGGGCATCAGGTTTGGGTGCGGACGATTGGCGTTCAGTATGCCATTCCGCTCTCTCAGCTTCCATCCTTACCTCAAATGTTGACCGAATCGTTTGAATTTAATCCGATATCGGTCCAATCACTTCTCAGTCCGTCGGACAAAATGTACTCGCCTTCGTTCACCGAGGCGTGGAACACTATGAGGCGTCTGCGGCACGGCGACCTTAGCGCGGGCACTGCGGAACAACGGCTCAAGAAAAATTGCTGGACGATGCATTTCCCTATCGCGGAGCTCCTTGATTGGTGTCTTGCCTCCGCGCCGGCTCGTGCAACCACGAATCAAGGTCTCACCCGAGAATCGGAAGGTCTGGCTTATTCCTATTTTGATCAGCCCTCGCTACGATGGGTTGGGGACAACCCGTTTCTTGAATATGCCTTGCACCAGCGGCCGCCCGCGTGGGTCGAATTAGGCCCGTTGATGTTCATTTCCACTGAACCAGTTAAAAAGGAACAGGTGCTTATCGGCGAGGATGGCTGGCGATTTGCATACGCTCCATTGTCGATTTCGTTGAGCCACCATCCGTCGACCTATTTCTCCTTCGATCTTCGGTATCGAGGCTCCTCCCAGCTCGCGGAACCAATCGTGCAATCGCTGGTACCACCAACCGGGCTCGCCTTCTTCGATGCTTCAGGAGCATTTATCGGCGACAGTGAAACCGCTGTTCCTCTTGACGAATCTGTCACACTACTTCACGCAGCAGATGTGCAATTCGAAGGAGTTTCGAACCCTCTGCCGTTCCGTTCGATATTTGCCGGATCGTATCGTCTCACTCGATTTCGAGCTGGGGTCTTGGCTGGGATCACTGTGTTCAATCATTCTGGGGAGCTACTCTGGACCCATGCGGAGGAGGACAGCGAGGCCACGGAAGTTGTCCAAAGTGCCGATCTCGACGGGGCGCGATGGGGACATCCTGCGCGCCTTCGGCTACCAACAACAGACTTCGAGCCACATCGGGTTCGGCTCATGAATGGTGAAACCGTTGTATTGCCTCCGCCAGGAGAAACGACAGTGGTGGAGTTGACGCCCAGCTTGAGTCGAGCGAAATATGCCCGTTTACAGGGATACGCGGGCGTCCACGCGCGATCGGTCAAGATCCAGTTTCGCCACCTATCGCAGCAGTATGGTGCGGCTTTGGAAGCAAACGGAGCCTGGCAGGCACTACAGGAAAACTCCTCGGTTGAAACGTCCAGATTGAGGACGAACCGGTTGCTGGCCCAATCGAAGGACTGGGACTTCGATCCGGAGGAAGCACGGTGGATGGAGGGGAGTCGCGTCATCGCACGACCGCGCACCTACGGAACCATCCTGACCGAATGCGAGGGCCTCGGCGCGGGGCTTTGTCTGGCCGGTAAGACCTACAACGAATACCAATCCGGGCTGCGGGCCGCGTCGGCTGTGATCGACGTAGGCGAATTGAGAAATGTGACTCGACATGATGACAAGAGCTGGAGTGCGCTGCTTCCCTTCGAAGATCCTTTATCCGCAGAGCATTGTTTGTGGGCGTGGACTTCAAATTCAAGGCTTCCGCAACCCATCCCAGTTACAGGCCTGGTCAAAAATGGGTCAGAGCTGAAGTGGCGGTTGAGCGTCACCGCAGAAGTATTTGGGTGGGCTCTTTCCTTTCGCGGCGCCAGAGTTGGCTCAATGTGTGTGGAGGCGGGATTGTTCCGGTTCGCGGAGCACCTCTCCCGCGGCGATTGGAGTTCCGACTGGAAGTCCACTTCAGCGTGGATTCGCTGGTGGCATTGCCCTGTATTTCATCCCTCATGGAATGCTGAGATCAAGAAGCTTTGCATGTTGGCACCCGTGGATACCTGCGCTGCCTGGCTACTGCCCGCGTGTCCGAATTCCTCGATGGTTAACGATGAAGGGCGCGAAGAAGCGTGGGCATCTGCCTGCCGCGAGCTGCTTTGGTCATGGCGACCAACCAGCTACGAAGCCAGAGATCTGATGGAGGGCCTGGATATCTGGTCCGGTGACATTGCCAGGGATTCGACAGGCGTAAAACTGGAACCGATAGGGAGACTCGCTCGCTGCAATCCCATTCTACTTTCAAGAGCTGCTAGTCTTGCGGCCCCGGAGTTGTACAACTACCCGCGTAATCAATTGGTGATTCTTATCCGACTTCTACTCGATGCTATTAACCCGAACGCAGTACGGACCGGATTCGATCTGCGGACACTTTGCGAGCGTTACGCGCAAGGCGAGAACCGGTTGGACGGCGAATTTATTCTGAGAAGCCTGGTAGTAGACGCCAGGGCAATCCTTGCGGGGCAGGACAGAAAATCGCATAACCTCTTGATCGCGTTCCACAACGCAGGATTGCGAGAGATAGTGGCGATTGCACTACTGCTCGATACCATCACGACCTGGCAAGTCGGGGGGAGCGACTGA
- a CDS encoding DUF1998 domain-containing protein, producing MKLLERLGCVSRIDELTSQVLEAVFQQLIDAGQQGQLPWIEVGDRQSRDGISRAFRLKFDGLRVRRPFNLYRCEVTGELWPRSLLGLSTTSTDGRSDLKPVTHAEADQDPRFARTRQEIRSSEIFRIGIWADEHSAQLDPKENRRLQDLFSKGARNILSATTTLEVGIDIGGLSAVLLGNVPPSRANYQQRGGRAGRRADGSSLVCTFAPNRPFDQAVFNHFSHFFSKQLRKPTVRLGRERFGRKHAHSFLLGEFFRRIYPAGTTVTTMNAFNQMGWLCGEQQVPRQVADQPRVEQLMSPNALILDESASWWVSGDAPFLQFDHFLGFLLTGENSVKVQLEALLQDTPLSDTVNRVISDAQSSFRSACVAWSKDYRSLVSAWQSGIASGVPNSTLNAIHYQAKTLWQTTTISSLAERRFLPRYGFPLDVQVLTALTEGREEPVRFQRGSLLALSEYVPGSVLLGGGRSYTSRGILNFWSASGDKSFGLRKFQYACQSGHRWTELQPLQGDRCPTCNDFLQSSGRELLIPTFGYSTAQWDPPTWEGAQERIGETQVLASGFLTAGASPIITDFAGIVGMSAAPHENAELLATNSGEFDAGFAICTKCGFTDSMRSGADDLPRSGEGVDFNEHLPLRSRLNSKKCWNKGEEPVLRHQHLAAQHNTDLLELDLEDVPGLRTRVMAMTFAHAVHLAAAELLEVDSREISLSVHEIDDQTSWKIQLYDSEAGGSGHILELAERHHELPAVLKLVLFRNAQHNAICTSACIQCLLTQGSQDAYEAGLLDRRALLDLLITTESTDCVTESSSTAF from the coding sequence GTGAAGCTGCTAGAGCGCTTAGGTTGCGTCTCTCGAATTGACGAGCTTACCTCCCAGGTGTTGGAGGCTGTCTTTCAGCAGTTGATCGATGCTGGCCAACAAGGCCAGTTGCCTTGGATTGAAGTTGGTGATCGGCAAAGCAGGGACGGGATCTCACGAGCCTTCAGACTGAAATTTGATGGACTTCGTGTTCGGCGCCCGTTCAATCTCTATCGCTGTGAAGTCACGGGAGAACTTTGGCCCAGGTCTCTCTTGGGGCTCTCGACGACATCTACTGATGGGCGATCTGACCTGAAACCGGTCACTCACGCCGAAGCCGACCAAGATCCACGTTTTGCACGGACGCGTCAGGAAATCCGCTCATCTGAGATATTCCGGATCGGCATTTGGGCTGACGAGCATTCGGCACAGCTTGATCCCAAGGAGAATCGCAGACTTCAGGATCTCTTCTCTAAAGGGGCGCGCAATATCCTCTCGGCTACGACAACGCTTGAAGTTGGTATTGATATTGGCGGGCTCTCTGCCGTTCTGCTGGGCAATGTGCCTCCTTCTCGGGCTAACTATCAACAACGCGGTGGTAGAGCTGGCCGACGTGCAGATGGGTCGTCACTAGTCTGCACATTCGCACCAAACCGCCCCTTCGACCAGGCAGTATTCAATCACTTCAGCCATTTCTTCAGCAAACAGTTGCGTAAGCCCACAGTTCGCCTTGGGCGTGAGCGCTTCGGGCGTAAGCATGCCCACTCGTTTCTCCTGGGAGAATTCTTTCGGCGCATATATCCAGCAGGAACGACCGTTACCACAATGAACGCCTTTAATCAGATGGGTTGGCTCTGCGGAGAACAACAAGTTCCAAGGCAGGTCGCCGACCAACCACGAGTCGAGCAACTCATGTCCCCAAACGCACTCATTCTGGATGAATCGGCTTCCTGGTGGGTTAGCGGTGATGCCCCGTTTCTACAGTTCGATCACTTCCTCGGTTTTCTTCTTACCGGAGAGAATTCGGTCAAAGTTCAGCTCGAAGCCTTGCTGCAGGACACGCCGCTCAGCGATACCGTCAACCGCGTGATCTCAGACGCTCAGTCTTCGTTCCGATCCGCGTGTGTGGCCTGGTCGAAGGACTATCGGTCGTTGGTGAGTGCGTGGCAGTCGGGAATTGCGTCAGGTGTTCCGAATTCAACGCTGAACGCGATCCATTATCAAGCGAAGACCCTCTGGCAAACGACGACGATCTCGTCGCTAGCTGAGAGGCGGTTCCTCCCACGGTATGGATTTCCTCTGGACGTTCAAGTTTTGACCGCCTTGACGGAAGGTCGCGAGGAACCCGTCCGTTTTCAGCGCGGTTCGCTTCTCGCGCTGAGCGAGTACGTCCCCGGGTCAGTCCTGCTCGGAGGAGGGCGCAGTTACACATCAAGAGGCATTCTGAACTTTTGGTCCGCGAGCGGGGACAAGAGTTTTGGCCTCAGGAAATTTCAGTATGCGTGTCAGTCCGGACATCGATGGACTGAGCTCCAGCCCCTACAAGGGGACCGGTGCCCAACTTGCAATGACTTTCTTCAGAGTTCTGGACGAGAACTGCTGATTCCCACATTCGGCTATTCCACGGCTCAATGGGACCCGCCGACCTGGGAAGGAGCGCAGGAGCGAATAGGTGAAACGCAAGTACTGGCGTCCGGTTTTCTGACAGCTGGAGCTTCGCCGATCATCACGGATTTTGCAGGAATTGTCGGCATGTCTGCCGCCCCACACGAAAACGCGGAGTTGCTTGCAACCAACTCAGGTGAATTTGACGCCGGCTTTGCCATCTGCACTAAGTGTGGCTTTACCGACAGTATGAGATCAGGGGCGGACGACCTTCCCCGGAGCGGGGAGGGCGTCGATTTCAACGAACACCTACCGCTGCGCTCAAGACTTAACAGCAAGAAGTGCTGGAATAAAGGAGAAGAACCTGTACTTCGACATCAACATTTAGCAGCACAACACAACACGGACCTGTTGGAGCTTGATCTCGAAGATGTACCCGGCCTCCGTACAAGGGTTATGGCAATGACCTTCGCTCACGCTGTTCACTTAGCTGCGGCAGAATTGCTCGAGGTGGACTCGCGCGAAATCAGTCTCTCAGTCCATGAGATCGATGACCAAACGTCGTGGAAGATCCAGCTCTACGACTCCGAGGCTGGTGGCTCGGGGCACATCCTTGAACTGGCTGAGAGGCATCATGAATTGCCTGCAGTGCTTAAGCTCGTACTTTTTCGAAATGCTCAACACAATGCAATATGTACTAGTGCGTGCATCCAATGTCTGCTAACGCAAGGGAGTCAAGATGCATACGAGGCCGGGCTTCTTGATCGGCGCGCTCTTCTCGATCTGTTGATAACGACTGAATCCACAGATTGCGTAACCGAATCGAGTTCCACTGCGTTTTAA
- a CDS encoding ATP-dependent RecD-like DNA helicase has translation MPAVPTPIEESSTDPELTTDQAEALRKIEAAYEPGEFYLLTGHAGSGKTYLMQRLTKNMLAKKRRIVLTAPTHKAVAVLARKLAEANIKDVPCRTIHSILSLTPKPRTDRLVFERERDAEPVTADVVVVDECSMVSEDLYRHIKRHLPNAFVLFLGDPAQLPPVGEVESQTFATKNRSHLTTIVRQAAGNPILAAAGIIRASQGGPADMSWCAAAALETKQGIFLPADAAHRWMKKAFTSPEFDADPDSFRYLAWTNSRVHQVNELIRAWRYGANIPTPFMPGESALFRAPVVIDESIIFANNQEARVIAIERSTFTHEIQEADGVPQWTASIPSWKITLRDVEGIDKAVHMHADEREFQRVIERIKDEAAESRLRWKHLHGFQQSLAQLQSVYCLTVHRSQGSTFQTAFLDLPDIRRREKTNLLEAQQMLYVAVTRPSQRLIVVGE, from the coding sequence ATGCCAGCTGTACCTACCCCGATAGAAGAATCCTCAACCGACCCTGAGCTTACGACGGACCAGGCAGAGGCGCTCCGTAAGATTGAAGCCGCCTACGAGCCAGGCGAGTTCTACCTACTTACGGGGCACGCTGGCTCAGGCAAGACGTATCTCATGCAGCGGCTAACGAAGAACATGCTGGCAAAGAAGCGCCGGATCGTTCTCACTGCACCCACGCACAAGGCGGTCGCGGTCCTCGCGCGCAAACTGGCCGAGGCCAACATCAAGGACGTACCATGCCGCACGATCCATAGCATCCTCAGCCTAACGCCGAAACCTCGGACGGATCGGCTCGTTTTCGAAAGAGAGCGCGACGCAGAACCCGTCACGGCCGATGTCGTAGTTGTCGACGAATGCAGTATGGTTTCGGAGGATTTATACCGCCATATAAAGCGGCACCTGCCCAATGCCTTCGTCCTATTTCTTGGGGATCCCGCTCAGCTGCCTCCAGTAGGAGAAGTAGAAAGCCAGACGTTCGCAACAAAGAATCGGTCGCACCTCACGACGATTGTGCGGCAAGCGGCTGGGAACCCGATCCTGGCTGCCGCAGGCATCATCCGCGCCAGTCAGGGAGGACCGGCGGATATGTCGTGGTGTGCGGCGGCTGCGCTTGAAACCAAGCAGGGCATTTTCCTGCCAGCCGATGCAGCGCACCGGTGGATGAAGAAGGCCTTCACGTCGCCGGAGTTCGACGCCGACCCGGATAGCTTCCGCTACCTCGCATGGACAAATTCGCGTGTTCATCAGGTGAACGAGTTAATCCGGGCTTGGCGGTACGGCGCAAATATTCCGACGCCGTTCATGCCTGGCGAAAGTGCGCTGTTCCGCGCTCCCGTTGTAATCGACGAGTCCATCATCTTCGCCAACAATCAGGAAGCCAGAGTTATAGCGATTGAACGATCGACGTTCACTCACGAGATTCAGGAGGCTGATGGCGTTCCTCAATGGACAGCCTCGATCCCATCCTGGAAGATCACACTTCGCGATGTCGAAGGCATCGACAAAGCGGTTCATATGCACGCTGATGAGCGCGAGTTTCAGAGGGTAATTGAGCGGATAAAGGATGAAGCGGCTGAGTCACGTCTACGATGGAAGCACCTTCATGGGTTCCAGCAGAGTCTGGCACAGCTGCAATCTGTCTATTGTCTGACGGTTCATCGGAGTCAGGGCTCAACATTCCAGACTGCGTTTCTCGACCTACCTGACATACGCCGGCGCGAAAAAACCAACCTATTGGAAGCGCAACAAATGCTATATGTGGCTGTGACCCGGCCCTCGCAGCGCCTGATAGTGGTTGGGGAGTGA
- a CDS encoding argonaute/piwi family protein yields the protein MPIRIDLRQLPEPLLEFGGPGEFSDMRQGLREAGPFDLRFGAGRNETITVGLVGPDMMIDATQRWLERCQQILPEASSDMTQYPAFPGFQDIFRAKLIQNTRFVKSLGGESGELANCLNLSDPKTRFEAVLELYAEGVRQLSSLETKKPDVVLCCLPDELIARCWSLNETLTKEDKAAVAALKKKQSDPQLSLSFDSQPVEEQPEDLLQRDFRRALKARAMRFRMPVQIATRHMVEDQESNQAPNIRAWNSTVALYYKAGGIPWRLNLDGPETCFVGVSFHHLRTTQRHLVQSSIAQAFSSKGEGFALRGGNVDWSEDQGRNVHLTDIQAAALATNVLEEYRDRTGGDPVRMVFHKTSAFSEAESEGFRHALTSVPVVELINIMPTQFRLLRFGSYPPNRGTLCLVNGSKSFLFTTGYMPSIGTYPGPHIPAPVELRSDRIIDLEQVAKDILGLARMNWNTASMSGGQPVTLAFSRKIGGIMAEYGEDDSTTPLSSFRYYM from the coding sequence ATGCCGATTCGAATTGATCTTCGTCAGTTACCGGAGCCGCTTCTTGAATTTGGCGGCCCCGGCGAATTTTCTGATATGCGACAGGGCCTTCGGGAGGCCGGCCCGTTCGACCTGCGCTTCGGTGCCGGGCGAAATGAAACCATCACAGTTGGACTAGTAGGCCCGGACATGATGATTGATGCCACTCAGAGATGGCTTGAACGTTGCCAACAAATCCTACCCGAAGCCTCATCTGACATGACTCAATACCCAGCCTTCCCGGGATTCCAAGACATCTTCCGCGCCAAGCTGATACAGAATACGAGATTCGTCAAAAGTCTGGGTGGTGAATCGGGCGAACTTGCGAACTGTCTCAACCTGAGTGATCCGAAGACCCGATTCGAAGCGGTTTTGGAGCTGTATGCAGAAGGGGTCCGACAACTTTCTTCTCTGGAGACAAAGAAGCCGGACGTAGTTTTGTGTTGTCTGCCAGACGAGTTGATCGCTCGTTGCTGGTCGCTGAATGAGACTCTGACCAAGGAAGACAAGGCAGCGGTAGCTGCTCTCAAGAAGAAGCAGAGTGATCCCCAACTATCCCTCTCTTTTGATAGCCAGCCTGTTGAGGAGCAGCCTGAGGATCTTCTTCAGCGCGACTTCAGAAGGGCTCTCAAAGCTCGCGCAATGCGGTTTCGAATGCCAGTTCAGATCGCTACGCGACACATGGTAGAGGACCAGGAATCTAACCAGGCGCCTAATATCAGAGCATGGAACAGCACTGTAGCCCTTTATTACAAGGCTGGCGGCATCCCGTGGCGTCTCAATCTCGATGGCCCAGAGACATGTTTCGTAGGAGTTAGTTTTCATCACTTACGTACAACTCAACGACATCTCGTTCAATCGAGCATCGCGCAGGCCTTTTCGAGCAAAGGGGAAGGGTTCGCACTGCGTGGAGGAAACGTAGACTGGAGCGAAGACCAAGGGCGTAACGTACATTTGACTGACATCCAAGCGGCTGCTTTGGCTACAAACGTCTTGGAGGAATATCGTGATCGAACGGGTGGTGATCCTGTACGAATGGTTTTTCACAAGACGTCGGCCTTTAGTGAAGCCGAGAGTGAAGGCTTTCGTCATGCACTAACTTCGGTTCCTGTTGTGGAGCTCATAAACATCATGCCAACGCAATTTCGGCTGCTGCGATTTGGTTCATACCCCCCAAACCGCGGGACTCTTTGTCTGGTGAACGGATCGAAATCCTTCCTCTTTACAACGGGATATATGCCGTCAATCGGCACCTATCCTGGCCCACATATACCTGCGCCCGTGGAGTTACGAAGCGACCGGATAATTGACCTCGAACAGGTAGCGAAAGACATTCTCGGATTGGCGCGAATGAACTGGAATACCGCCAGTATGTCAGGAGGACAACCGGTGACGCTCGCCTTTTCAAGGAAGATTGGGGGCATCATGGCTGAGTATGGAGAGGATGATTCGACCACTCCGCTGTCATCATTCAGGTATTACATGTAG